One window of Alistipes sp. ZOR0009 genomic DNA carries:
- a CDS encoding AMP-dependent synthetase/ligase: MNTIIDLFEESVKKYPDVAYLWEKSNGAFQPTTYAETREIVREFAAGLMEIGVQAEDKIAILSEGRNAWMISELGIFYAAATDVPLSIKLEEANDLLFRLEHSESRYIIVSGNQLPKIRSIIGKLPNIQKVIVIDRLDTYQPGEICWDEVRELGIAALRNSQKQGELIERTALVTPSSFANITYTSGTTADPKGIILTHSNYTSNVQQALSLMDIPVGYRTLIILPLDHCFAHVAGMYSFMASGGSIGTVQVGRTPMETLKNIPINIKEFKPNLLLSVPALAKNFRKNIEAGIRAKGKVPELLFNAGLKVAYAYNKQGYNKGEGLRILLKPLVNLFDKILFSKLRGVFGGELDFFIGGGALLDIELQRFYYAIGIPMYQGYGLSEATPIISSNAAKKHKLGSSGFLVHPMELKIMDDAGRSLPVGEKGEIVIKGGNVMHGYWRNDKATAETVVDGWLHTGDMGYMDKDGFLYVMGRFKSLLIGSDGEKYSPEGIEEALVAHCRFIDQVILYNSQNPYTVALIVPNKEAMKRYVKHHSHHHKFGWDTTEGKKKAIEKLNEELAQFRKGGHRAGMFPERWLPTTFAILPEAFTEQNGMMNSTMKIVRGKVEAAYQNVIQDLYANGKDIYSAYNIKSLE, from the coding sequence ATGAATACTATTATTGATCTATTTGAAGAGAGCGTAAAGAAGTATCCTGATGTAGCTTACCTTTGGGAGAAGAGTAATGGCGCTTTTCAGCCTACAACCTATGCCGAGACTCGTGAAATAGTTAGAGAATTTGCTGCGGGTCTAATGGAAATAGGGGTGCAAGCTGAGGATAAAATTGCAATTCTGTCGGAAGGGCGTAATGCTTGGATGATTTCGGAACTTGGGATTTTTTATGCTGCCGCTACAGATGTCCCCCTCTCAATTAAGTTGGAGGAGGCCAACGATCTACTTTTTAGGTTGGAACACTCCGAGTCGCGATACATTATAGTTTCAGGAAACCAGCTGCCAAAGATTAGGAGTATTATTGGCAAGCTGCCCAATATACAGAAGGTGATTGTGATTGACAGGCTGGATACTTATCAGCCAGGAGAGATCTGTTGGGACGAAGTTCGTGAATTGGGCATAGCGGCGCTGCGGAATTCCCAAAAGCAAGGCGAGCTGATAGAGAGAACCGCACTGGTAACGCCATCATCCTTTGCCAACATTACCTATACCTCCGGCACTACTGCCGATCCTAAAGGAATAATCCTAACGCATAGCAACTATACCTCGAATGTTCAGCAGGCTCTATCGCTTATGGATATCCCGGTTGGTTATAGAACCCTCATTATACTCCCCTTGGATCACTGCTTTGCGCATGTGGCCGGCATGTACAGTTTTATGGCTAGTGGCGGAAGCATCGGAACGGTTCAGGTGGGGCGAACACCAATGGAAACGCTGAAGAATATTCCTATTAACATAAAGGAGTTTAAGCCGAATCTGCTATTGAGCGTCCCCGCTTTGGCAAAAAACTTTAGGAAAAATATTGAGGCGGGAATTCGTGCGAAGGGTAAGGTTCCCGAGCTGCTTTTCAACGCGGGATTAAAGGTGGCCTACGCCTACAACAAGCAGGGATATAATAAGGGTGAAGGGCTTCGAATCCTTCTAAAACCCTTGGTGAACCTTTTTGACAAGATTCTCTTCTCGAAGCTGCGTGGGGTGTTTGGTGGCGAACTCGATTTTTTTATCGGAGGTGGTGCGCTGCTTGATATCGAACTTCAGCGTTTCTACTATGCTATTGGAATTCCCATGTATCAGGGATACGGACTGTCGGAGGCAACGCCAATAATATCGTCTAATGCAGCTAAAAAGCATAAGCTGGGTTCATCCGGATTTCTTGTGCATCCAATGGAACTTAAGATAATGGATGACGCAGGCCGCTCGTTGCCGGTAGGTGAGAAGGGTGAAATTGTGATTAAGGGTGGCAACGTGATGCACGGCTACTGGCGCAATGACAAGGCTACCGCCGAAACGGTGGTAGACGGCTGGCTGCATACTGGCGACATGGGCTACATGGATAAGGATGGCTTTTTGTACGTAATGGGCCGCTTTAAAAGCCTGCTCATAGGCTCCGATGGAGAGAAGTATAGTCCCGAAGGGATTGAGGAGGCGCTGGTTGCCCACTGTAGGTTTATCGATCAGGTAATACTTTACAATTCGCAAAACCCCTACACGGTGGCGCTAATCGTGCCCAATAAGGAGGCTATGAAGCGCTACGTAAAGCACCATAGCCATCATCATAAGTTTGGATGGGACACTACCGAAGGGAAGAAAAAAGCTATAGAGAAACTGAATGAGGAGTTGGCCCAGTTTCGCAAGGGAGGACATCGCGCCGGGATGTTCCCTGAGCGTTGGCTTCCAACAACCTTTGCTATCCTACCCGAAGCATTTACCGAGCAAAACGGTATGATGAACAGCACCATGAAGATTGTTCGTGGCAAGGTGGAGGCTGCCTACCAGAATGTTATCCAAGACCTCTACGCTAACGGTAAGGATATCTATAGCGCCTACAACATAAAATCGCTGGAGTAG